From Canis lupus baileyi chromosome 16, mCanLup2.hap1, whole genome shotgun sequence:
agcaggctccctgcagggagcccgatgtgggactcgatccccagaccctgggattgtgacctgagccaaaggcaacacccaaccactgagccacccaggcgtctccctTCGCTGCCCTTCTTAAGATAgatttccttcctgcctccccgaGCTCTTTCTTCTTCACCCTCTCTTATCCCCTCCTGAATTCCCAGGGCAAGCCTAGCAAGTAcaacacatagtaggtgttcaatacatatttgtggaatgaatgaataaatcagcgTCACGAGGGTGTGGGGCCGGGGAATGGGCTGGAGCTCACAAGGGCCTTTGAGAGAAAAAAGGGACAGGACAGAGATACAGTCTTCCACCTCtgctcaccccccgccccccttacTCATGATTCCAAGTTCCAGAGAGCCCCATTagcaggagagaagagagaagacaatGTCAGACGTGTTTCACCTCTGCCCCTTGCCCAACTTCCCGAGGCTCAGGTCCTCGTGCCAACTGTACCCGCTGCCTCccagccaggctgcccccacCACTGCCTGGCTCCCACTTTTGGCTGTGGGCTAGGCTATATGGGGAAGCTTCCTGACCTCCCCTCTagcctccccacctccacacctcATCCTGAAGCCCCGGAATAGCTGTCCCAGACTCAACCAAGGGACAGTCGCATTCCCAATTAGCACCCAGATGGTTGAAACCATATCTAAAAGCTTCTCGTGTCCTTCTCCCCTCAGGAAGCTGCTAACTAGGACAGCAGATCTCAGAATGAGGTCACAAGAATGCTACCTGCCCCTACACTCCCTTTCCAACAGGAGACatgggtggggagcagagcctcTTTTGGAGGCCAGTTAAGACAGAGGGGATGTGGGAGGGGGAGATGCAGGGAGAAGTGGGTTCTTTTTGCTCAAGCGGCAGGTTTGGCTCAAGCTGGTAAGGAGGCCTATCTGTGGGGAGTGAGGAGACCTGGTTTCAAGGCCAGACTCTGCCTCAGTGGGGATTTCCTTACCTCTTCAGGCACTCAGAGGGCAGGATGAGACAGTTCTGTATATAGTATGGTACCACGATCCAGGCATGGACCTTAGACTCCCAAGGAGATGGTTCTGGAATGGATCCTGGGAGGTCCCGAGCCCATTAGAGCATCATTTCTCTGTTCAAGTCTCACGCTAGCCACGACTCAAGCCTCAGCCATGAGAGTGGATTAGGCAAAGGGGCAGACTTCTCCCACTCTCCGAAAACCATACGGGATATGTTCCTCTTTGGGAACCCCCAAAGAACCCAAGGGTTCCAGTTCCTAATACCTTCCCTAGATGTTTCCCCTCCCCAAGGTGAGGGATGGGGGTGATAAGGAGTGTGGCTCACACCTGCCCATCCTGCCCATCCAGTGGGAGGGGTGGCTAGCATCAGGCCATCCGGGGAATCATGGACTGAGGTCAGGAGGACAAAGAAGAGGCAGGTGGGACCTGGGGGAGGGCAGTGAGGGTGGTGGGACGTGGCAGGCCAGGACTGGCCTCTTGCCAGGGCATCTGAACTGGGGAGAAGTGTCTGTGGGTTTGGGCCTCTCCCCACCCAAGGAAACCTTAGTCAAATAAACAGCCAACACAGCTGCTCCTGTGCTAGAGGCCAGGGCAGTGAGGAGAGGCCGGCTgaggtggggatgcctggggagagggcaggaaggCTGAGCAGGCCTCTCACCCTGGGGGCAGTTGGCGGAAGAGTTTGGAACAGGGCGGGGAGCATGCTGGTGGTTTGGAGCAGGAAGCTTGGGCCTGGGGTGGGTGCTCTGCGCTTGGCTGCTTCGAGGAAAGGGAAAGTGTCAAGTCAGGCCCACTCTGATCACTGCCTCTTCTGAGGGAGACTCCAAGTCCCCAATAccctttctttggctcagggtcaatCAGATGAATCAGACAGACAAGGGGCTCTCGTCCTTGTTGCTCTGGACCTCCAGCCCTGCTCCCAGGCTATGACCCTGGGCCTTGTGgctgaagaagaagaagtctGGAGCCAAATCCCCCAAGTTCAGAAGTTCTCAGCAGAGGAACCGGGGGAGGCAGGCTGGCATCTGTCCTCTCCAGAACCTGAtattcctcctcccctcttttgCCTGGGAGGGGAGCGGCCCAGAAGTGAAGGCAGCACCACACCCCATGCTCTGTCCTTCTACACATGCAGAGACATTTGACTGTTCTGTTCCGGGGGGACACCTCCCGAGAGTATGAGAGAGTTCGGAGAGACACACATGCAGACTTAgtggcagagatggagagaggtaAATACAGGAAGACAAACTCATAAGATGCCACACAATCAGGAGGCATAGAGCTGAGAAATAAGGAGAGAGACTGTATGTGTGGGGAAGTGTATGTgcgtatgcatgtgtgtgtgtgtacacatgcatgtgtgtgtgtgtgtgtgtgtgtgtgtgtgagacagagattgaagggcagagacacacagaggaaaagaaagaggggcacctgggtggctcagtggttgagcgtctgccttcggctcaggtcatgatcccggggtcctgagatcgagtcccacatcgggctccctgcatggagcctgcttctccctctgcttatgtctctgcctctctctgtgtgtctctcatgaatagataaataaaatcttcaagaaaaaaaagagagacttagagagggacagagatgctcctccaaagaaaaggaaagagagagaaagaccaaaaaagaGATGGCTTTTCTCTCCCCAGAGACTGGGAGAGAGGAGGGACGGATGGAAATGACAGGCATCAGAGCAGGGGAAGGCCCAAGCAGGGGACACAGGGACAGGCAGGCTGAGAGACTCAGGGCCTAGGGACACTCAGGACAGACTtggaggtgggggatggaggagcTGAATGTCAATGCAATAGGGTTTGCAGGGAGTCCCGGGAGGGCACTGCTGCCGTCTTCTATCCCCTACACGAAGCACTGTAGGCGTCTGGCCCCCAGCCACCCTCAAGTCAGCCAACCCTTGGCCACTGAAGCTGGCAGGTCACCCAAGGTGAATGAAAAGTCACCGATCGGGGAGGGTGTGACTGTGGCTGCAGTGGAAGCCCTCGGGTGGCCCAGGTGCCCGTGTCAGCCTGGGCCAGTAGGGGCTCCATACCTAGAGATTGCACTTGGAGCCGGGTGTAGGGGGTGCAACTGTACACAGCGCCATCTGCGAGTTCACGTAGTGGGCATGTGTGCCGGGCTGCGCGAGGGTGTCTGAGTGTGAGTGTGGCTGTGTCCAGTTCCATCAAGTATACTTCCCGGCGCCAATGAGGCCAAGGCGGCAGGTTTCATCCTCAAAGAGCCCAATCGGAGTCAATGAGCGTCAGAGATGGCCACAAAGAGCCCATGCGTCTCTCTCCTCTGAACAGACGGTATGCCCAGGTGCCACAGGGCACTCAACGGTAGTTGAGACCAGTGTGCCATTCATGCCCACCAGGGATGACTCCCACTGTCCGGCCAGCTGGTCCCCACACTCCTCTCCAGCCAAAGCCCCAGATCCAGACTTATGGGAGGACCCACGTTAGGGACGCACAGCCCCTTCCTGGCTGcggtgcctctctctctgagaagGGCAGcgggaggggtggtgggggggtgcaTCCCTGAGCACCCCCAGTCTTGtatccctccccctctgctgctgCAGCTCCGCTGAgctcctgaggcccagagagagcccACACCCTCCCCGTGCTCAGGAGCCAAAGCAACTCTCTCCTCTCATCCATTCCCTGTTCCCTCGTAAGCGTCACAGGACATTTGAAAAAACTGTCCCAATTTTGGGGTGGAGAATGAGGTTAGCGAGCCCAAGCGGGGACTGCTCATCAGTGACAGCTGACAGTCTTCATTTCACCTTGAAGCTCCTTCCTGGTCTAGGTGGGCGTGTCCTAAACCCAGTTTtactgtggggggagggggttgctACTTTCCTGGGGGACACAGAGGGTAGGAAGGGAATTCACCGAATAGCAGTTTCAATACGGGTGCGGCCAGGCTCACCCCAAACACTTGTAGGGCTGAGGGCAAGAGAATAAGTGGGGGCCCACATATACATGTCTAAATATTTAATAGCTAAATAAAAGGTAGAAACCGAGCCAACAAActcttaattaaaatatgttctaCTGTCCTGTCTTGACAAGGACACTCTCATAACAACCTGGAAGACCACATTCCGATTTAGATCTCTCTGCCTCCCGGGAGTTTTTTGGGAGAATGATGCTGTGCAGGGAGAGCTCCTTTCTGCCCCAGAAGGGACTCAGGTGCACGCATGTGGGTGGGTGCCCAGCTTCACATCCTGGTTCCGCCCTCATGCCTTGCAAACAACTGCCCCTTAGCCATTATCAGGTGCCCTCAGCTTTAGGGGTGCACACACCAGTGGCAGAGCCTGCACTGGGGATAGGTCCAGGGTAGAGGCTTGCATGGGCTACCAGCAAGCAGGTGACCATCTGGGCAGGGACCCCCCCCAAGCCACAGGTCTGGGGAATGTGATCTTGAAGGAGATGTACAGGCTCATTCCCTGAGCCTCTCACTCCACAGGGAGCGGGAGGGCCAGAGGAGGATGTGAGTGGAGCCCTTGAAGTCACTCAGGGTGGACACGGGCACTTCCTCCCCTGCCCAGGTTTAAGGGTGCTTACTGGATTCAGCCTTCCCCAGCAGCCTCCAGAGCTCAGGCCAGCAGCTGAAGCTATCTTTCCATTGGAGGGCAGCttgggccacccccaccccccaaacagGATTTTCAGTCACTTGTATTATTTACCTTCCTGGAAAAATTTAGTGCGGCTTGATACCAACTTTGGATTTCTGGaggtggggaaggcagggaggtgATGACAacggggctttttttttttttttttttcatttgggtcTCTAAGTCACTCTGTTCCCTTGAGGCAAAGCCCCTGGCTCCTGCTGCCACTGGCCCCTCCCCCATTGGGGCCCCCTCTTCACCCTGGAGACAAAAAAATAGGGcgaggaaaagaggaggagaggggccctgggcagcccagccAGGTCCAGCTGAGATCCAGGACCAGCACGGGGCcggggctggtggtggtggtgaagggtGGTGCTCTCtctggccaagttaaaaaaaaaccttccaccccccctcagccccccccctccccccccccgcagaTCGGCTTTGCTGTCCTACACGCGAGGGGACACTTATACTTGTTGAGCTCTCAGCAGGCGCCAGACACTCTGCTAAGTGCGCTCCATTCGTATTCTCATATAATCCTTGCAGCCACCCTATGAGGTGGgttctattattattatccccattttacaggtggagaaGCAaactcaaagaggttaagtatcttgtccaaggtcacacggtGGGTGCAGGTGATAGAACTCAAGTCTAACTGACCTCAACAACCCCACTTTTTCCACTATAGCACTCTGCCTCCCAGAAGCAAGAAGTGAGCACAGAAGCAGAAGGGATGAAGGTCATATACGAAAAAGAACTTTCTGACAATGAGAGTTTGGGTGGTGAGAGGAGACAACTGAATGGGGAAACTAGACATACACAGGAAGCCTGTGTTGGATCTCTATCTGTCCCTGGGCTTGTGATGGCCTCTGGAAGGTCTGTGGGGTCCTGGCTGGATCCAGACCTCCCTTTTATCTACAGTCTGGAATCCTCTGCTCTACCCCAGTCCAGCACCAATGCCCAAAGTCTGACTCTCCCTTGTGGCTCTGAGCACAACATCTGAGCTGTCAGCCTTGGAcctcttcttccaggaagcctacCCTGAGTACTAGGAGGCAGGACTCCTTTCCTACAACCCAAATCCCAATACAGAGGGTACAAATGCACCCTGTTTCTGCAATAAGGCTCTCTTCGGTGATCACCTTCTCCACCTGGCTCTGGAACATGAACACAGAAAGTAACTAGGCAGTCCCCAGGCTCTCTGGGCTCCCCAGACCATCTGGACGATCCCTTGCTCCCTCAATCCCCCTCACCCATGCACATCTGTACCCAGGTGTAACAAATGATGCGGATGCCCTGGGCTTACTGGAAAACACAGGTCCCAGCTCAGCTAAGCACTCTTACCTCATTTACCCACAGGACAGAAGCTGATTGAGTCACTCCGTCACTCCCTAAGGGCGGGGAGAGGATGCTGCACTTGGAGGGTCCTTACCCAGAGCACTGTAGTCACTACCCTCACCCTGCTCTCCTCCAGAAAGCTGCGTGCCTAATGCCCGGCCctgtccctcctcacccctcAGAGCCCACCCCGGCATCAGGGATAACCAGCCAGGAGCCTCTAAACTTCTCCAGAGTTTAGTTCCACCCTTTAGATGCCCAGCGTCCGTGCGCAGAGCCAAAGGGTTGTCCTCATTGTCCCTTGGGGGTCCCCCACTTTTGAGACCAGGGAAGAGGACAGGTGGAGGGGGCTGCCTTGATCTCCCGCCCCTGCCCTCGAGTCCTCAGCGTGGACCAGCCCGCGTCGCTGACTTACCTGCAGGGCAGAGACGGAGCCCGCCGCGGCCACCTGCTCTCGCTGCGCTCGGGAGCGCGGGGATCCGGGctggccggggagggggcgggcccgggaggggcggggcggggcccggaggggcggggcctgggagggggagcCGCGGCCGAGCCCGGCCCCGAGTCGCGGTCGGGGCGGGTGGGCGGGTTCGTTCAGGTGTGCAGAAAGCTAGGAGAGCTTCTGGGCCACCAAGGAGGGTCTGGAGCTCTGGCTTACTGAGAACTGAAAAGGTAGGATGCCTGCGTCCCGAGGACCCCCTGAAGCCCCCTGCTTCGGGCAGCCTAGCCCACGTGGCTCCACGTGAAGACCCTTCATCAGAAGAAGCAAGCCTGGGAACCTCTCCTGGCCTGAGTTCCCCCTTCCATCCTAGCTCAAGAAAGTTCTCCCAGCCTGGTAAGGTGGGTGCGAGATAGGTCACCCCCTCTAAAGTCAGGGCCTCCCATCCAGGGGTCAGCTATGCAGGGGTTCAGACCACTGAGGGGACCACTAGATGCCCCGGTCTTTATCCTCAACCCATCTCTCCCTGCGACACTATCCCCTGCCCCCAATGCCAGCTTGGGGCCCCTCAGCTGTCATCATTTAGCCCTGGAATGACAGGCGTCCAGACTCCGTGCGTTCAGCCGCATTCAAGGCCACTGAGCTTAGCACCCCtgggcccctgcccccctccctctgcccccagtcGCTAATTTTATTGACCTGTAAAAGGCACGTTGCTGGCAGGGGAGATAACTGAAGGTGAAATGGGGAGTGGATGGGCAAAAGACCGGCCGCAGGGGGCAGAGATGTGACAGCAGAAAGAAGGGTGACTCCTGGCACCAAGGCTGAGGGACACCGGAGATTAGGAGGACGACAGGCCCCGGGAAAGGGGTGCTCTCTGGGGCAATGGAGGCCAGAGACTGGAACTGGAATTTCAGCCTCAACCAGACAAGAGACAGGAGAAAGGAGGTACTGGGGACAAGAGTACCTTGTTTCTTTGTCTACCCCCTTAGGCAGGACCAAGGATgtagcaggagggaagggggttAGATGGCGCGAAGGACTGCCATCCTGCTCTCAAATCTCTGCCCTagccccctccctttctcttgaAGGTGACTCCTGCCTGCTGGGCCTCTTACTACAGAAATAGCCCTTTCCCTGAAGAATCAACCTAGATcttgcctttctcttctttcttgttaaaatgagaacagaaaattTAGGCCTTTACAACTTCCCCCACTCCCATGCCTACCTGAGCACCATCCCTCAAGTCCTGGATCTCAGCCTCTCCCCAGCCCAGGGAGGTGATCTGGGGAATTAGGGGAAGCTGGAAGGGGTACTGCTGGGGTTGGAGCTTCTCTAATGAGAtgggggggctgggggacctCACACTGAGTGGCTCTCAAATTTAGACTTGTGATGCTCTCTCCAAATAAGGTTACATGGTAGCCATAAAGAGGCGtggttaaaaaaaacccaaacttttaaccttaaaaaatataccaCAAAGCAGGTCAGGGGAGGGgtaagaggaggggaggggttaCTTGGGAACAGGGAAACTTGTGAGTAATGGCTATGCTTGTTATCTTGATTGTAGAAGATAGGctaaaatttatcaaattgtaCACTATAGGTATGTACAGTGTATTTCATGTCACTTATAcctcaacagatttttaaaaatactacacatttttttaaagattttatttattcatgagagacacagagagagaggcagatacataggtagaaggagaagcaggctccctgcaggaacccgatgtgggactcaatgccaggaccccgggatcatgatctgatcccAATGcacacactcaaccgctgagccacccaggcgccccaccataCCTTCTCTCTACCAATTTTCCACTATATTCAATTTATGAGGAGCCTCAAAAAACAGAAGTGGCCTTATTAAGGAAGGAATGTCAAGGGGTCAAGGGAAATTTGGTAGTTGCTAGTAGAGTGTGGCCAGcatcctgcctcagtttccctcccaataccccccaccgcccacctccATCTAGTGTCTTTGAATGTCTGTGGTATGAGGGGAGCTCTGGGGCTAAGCTGTGGCCCTCAGAGGTGCTTCCGCAGCATGACAGTCTGAGCCAGCCTGGACGCCCCAGTTTCCTCTGTGGCTGGTCAGCATGGTGCCCCAACTGGTGACTCAGGCAGGAGGGACTtggcccccccccccaaggtggTGGCTGCTGTGGATTGTCCCGccccctgcagcctgaggtggGCACTGCAGTGATGAGGTGCTCAGTCCAGGGAGAGGTCCGCCAGGTTCTGGGCACAGTGCTGCAGGTAGTCGAAGTCAGGCACGGGGAAGGGCACACGGGACCACTTCTTGGCCTGGACTCTCCCTCGGGGTGTCTCTAGAAGCATGCTGCGGACTTTGAGTGCCGGCAGCTTCACTGACTTGTAGATCATCTGCAGGCCCCAGGCCTAAGAGTGGAGCAGAGATGGCTGGGTTTGGGTCACTGTCCTCAGACTGGGCTTCTCACCTCAAGTTGGGGGATCCGTGAATGCTTGGCTTGTGTCTCCCACCTCAGAGCTGTCTCCCCAGTCACACTGTGGGCTCTCTAAGACAGCAGTTAGACCTCTCTCCTCCAACCGGGGGCTCCTGGAGGTAGAGCTGCTTTCCCTATCCCAGTGAGGGTGCCCTGATGGCAGAAGGCTGGGCCTCCTCTCTCAGACTGAGGACTTCTGAAGACTGGAGTTAAGAGCCATGGCCCCAACACTTACCTCCCCACAGTTCCTGCAGTGAATGGTACCCCCAGGCCTCCAGTCCTTGAAGGTTCTGTCAATGACCACCGGCCCCCGGGAGACATTGTAGTAGATCCTGGAGAGGAATGGGGGTGGCCACAGTCCTCATGACCCTGCCACCCTTGATCTCACACGCTCCAGCTTGCTGAGCTTCCACTTGGGCCTTGGGCTCTTCTGCCTGCTGAGAGGCACTGAGAGACTTCCCAGAGCCAGGAGATCCTGCCTCCAATGAGCTCTGCCTGTGCGGCCTCACTGCGTGTCCTCTGCCCATGTTCGGGCCTCAGCACGACCCATCCGGATGGTTCCAATGGTCGCCTGGCAGATCTCCCAGCTCCACccttccatcccatcccatcctcaCTCCCAACCCACACCATCCTTCTGCCAACTGCCAGGGTGATCTTCTAAAACTGTAAATCTGACCTTGACATTCCCTGGCTCAGAATCCACCCAAGACTACTCACTGCCTGTGAGACAAGGGCTAGATTTGGGGCCTGACCTCTTTGGCTCTCCAAAGGCTAGCCTGTCTTCTTCAGAATCTCTTCCTTCATGGTCTTTCCCATGCAAGCCAACCAGGAGCAGTGCTGACACCTCAGGCCACCTTCCAGCCTGATCCGTCCTGCAAGACCTAACTGAAAAGCTGCCTCCTTGAAGGAGAGGACCTGTGTGCAGATCCTCGGCATCgtggcctggcacacagtggctCCCTGATAAATAAtgaatggatggagggagggaagatgggAAAAGGTTACCCTCTagggcacagaggaagagaggatggcTTCAGAGtaggtgagacccagaggggtgggggtggggcagggagctCAGTTGAGGCCTCTCAGCATCTGGTGTCCTGAAATCCAGCTCTTGCTCAACCACACAGTGGCTGCGGGAGCCTGGACAAGTCATTtcgcctctctgagcctctgtttgctcacctgcaaaatgggataGTGATAAAACCTGTCTAACCAGACTCCTGAAGATACTGACTCAATGTTTGTCAAAATGCTATTTAAGCTCCCAAACCCTTAGAGCACTGTCTGGATGGAAGGAGTTCTCTGTCCCTCATCAcaaccctccttccctccctctaaTCTTGCCAGCCCCTTCCCCTGGGCTCACGAGAAGTTGGGGTTCACATTGACGTGGTGAGCGCCCTCCACCTTCCGCAGGTCACTCCCGTGGCCCACAGCCACCATGCAGTTGACACAGAGGAGCTGCACCTGCTCGGCCAGGAACTGCTGCCGCTGGTTGTCCCGCTGGGCTGCCTGGACTGCCCTCTTGACCAGGGCTGCCTGCTGCAGATCTCGGATCTGGAGTCAGAGGGGACACTGGGCAAAGCTGGGGCCTCCAAGGCTGACCCCAAGAATGCTCTTCAGGGTCAAAGGGCTTCCAAAGACCTCAGATCATTAAGACCCAGAAGGGACTTTGCTCAACCCTCCCTGGAGCTTTTAGGAGAACTTTTAACTATGGGGAGAAAAATAATATGGAGCAAGGGGAATGATGGGAGCAGAGTAAACTTTGTTGTCGAATCTTTGCCTCTTCTTTGGAGGATTTTGTGCAAAGCTGCTTCTTTGAATCTAACATGTGGCATCACTAATAATTATGCTGGAGTAACAGGAGTAAACGGGACTGTCCTGGGTGAGGCCTCAGGGGGAAGGGTTAAGTCCTGGTTCTGGGCTTATTTTGCATAGGTGTCAGAAGGACTCTAAGGCAGCCCTCACAGATACACAAAGTATTTGGTGATGAGGAATTAAAAGCTCTGGACAAGCCCTGTTCCCAAGGCATTTTGGGAGCCACTGTCTTCCTAGACAGACTCACCCTTAGCTCCTACCCTTCCCTCCATTCAAACCTTCCCAGGTGGGCCAGGTTAGCACCCAGAGAAAGGGGGAGCAGGGGTGTGTGTACAGCCAGAGAACTTCCAGGCAGAGTGTCCTCAGACCCCCTGCCCACAGACCTTGGCCTGGTACTCAGCCTGGTCCATCTTCTGCACAGCAGCCACGGCCCGCTCCATCAAAGTCTCCAGCACCTCGTTTATCAGCTCCCGTCGTAGCTCCCGACTGCCTTGGGTTGCCACAAATGAGTATATGCTCCGACCAGCCCGGGCCCGGCCCCTTGCCTGAGAAAGGAGACAGGAAGGGATCTGAGTGGGCCCGGGGTTCCACAGGCTCTCTGAGGCTGTTGGCGGCACAGGATTTACGCACCTGGACCATGGAGATCTCGTTGGACAGGAGCCCGTAACGTACCACCACATTGCACTGGGGGATGTCCAGCCCCTCTTCTGCCACACTTGTGGCCACCAGGAGGTTCAGAGTGCCAACCCGGAACTTTCGGATCACTTCTTGCTGGTCTCtctggggtgggagaggagaaagaggatggTACGCCAATTGGGTAACCTGTCCTCCAGTCAGCCCAGCCTCACCCCGTTCAATGAGTTTGGCCTCTTTGGTTCCTTTTCCTAGGGAGTCTGAGTTGCTACTGCTACCCCCAGGACCTTGCCCATCTTGCCAGGTGACCATCTAACCCCCCATATATCCCCTATGGACTTCCACCCGTCTACTCAGGAGGTCTCAGGACCTATTCTTCTCCAGAAAGGGGCCCTGGACATCTGATCCTCTGTCCTGAAAACATCACTCACCTCTTTCCCTGAAGATCCCCCAAGCTTCAGCCTCTCTGCCCCCCAAGGACCCCCATCTTGGGAAGACCTTCAGGACTGGCAAGCTCAGTGTCCACCTCTCTCCCCCTAAGTTCTCTGTCCTCTGCCTGGGGAAAATCAGTCCCCCATAGCTCTGTGAAgactctgtccccaccccttctcccctAGGAACACCCCCAGTCCCGGCTTCTTTCCCCAAGCCCACACCTGGGTCATATGGGTGTTTTGGCTACTATTTCCAGCCCCAATCAGCAGGTCAGCCCTAATGTCCACTGTCTGCAGGCCTGGCTGCTGCTGGAGCCAGAGAAGGAGGGAGTGAGTGCTCTGGCGAGTCTGGGTGAAGATGATGCCCCTGGGGCTGTCGGAATGCCCAAACTGCTCCCGCAGGATCTGTTCTAGCATCTCCAGTTTTGGGTTCTCTGGGGTCTGTGTTGCCAGGTGGGCCAGCTCATTCTTGTAATCTGCcagaaaaacccaaaacagagGCACAGGATTTAGGCCTGGAGACAGGCAGGGCATGCATGGGAGAGGGTGTGGCTCACAGGGACAGGATtgctggagcagagggagccaGAGGTTCTCTGCTCCTAATTCCCCCTGAAGGTGCACCAGGAGAATG
This genomic window contains:
- the DHX58 gene encoding ATP-dependent RNA helicase DHX58; translation: MELRPYQWEVIMPALEGKNIIVWLPTGAGKTRAAAYVAKRHLETVDQAKVVVLVNRVHLVTQHCEEFSRMLGKRWAIITLSGDMGPRAGFGHLARSHDLIICTAELLQMALTSPEEEEHVELNAFSLLVVDECHHTHKDTVYNLILSRYLEHKLQRTRPLPQVLGLTASPGTGGASTLDGAIDHILQLCANLDTWHIMSPENHRPQLQEHSAQPCKQYSLCHRRSQDPFGDMLKKLMDRIHNRLEMPALNRDFGTQTYEQQVVELSQDAAQAGLQQRRVYALHLRRYNDALLIHDTVRAVDALKSLGDFYDRERATKTQVLQAERWLLALFDDYKNELAHLATQTPENPKLEMLEQILREQFGHSDSPRGIIFTQTRQSTHSLLLWLQQQPGLQTVDIRADLLIGAGNSSQNTHMTQRDQQEVIRKFRVGTLNLLVATSVAEEGLDIPQCNVVVRYGLLSNEISMVQARGRARAGRSIYSFVATQGSRELRRELINEVLETLMERAVAAVQKMDQAEYQAKIRDLQQAALVKRAVQAAQRDNQRQQFLAEQVQLLCVNCMVAVGHGSDLRKVEGAHHVNVNPNFSIYYNVSRGPVVIDRTFKDWRPGGTIHCRNCGEAWGLQMIYKSVKLPALKVRSMLLETPRGRVQAKKWSRVPFPVPDFDYLQHCAQNLADLSLD